The segment CGGTGACGCACGGTATCTGGCTCACGGTCTCTGCGATCGTCGTCATCCAGCCGCGCCGCGGTCAGGCCTGGGCGAAGGGGGCGAGTCGGACGATCGGGACAGTGATCGGTGCCGCCGTCGCGACGGTGTGCGCGGCCGTCATGCCCGCGAACGCACTGACGGTCGGGCTCGCCGTCGCGGTCACGATCCTCATCTGCTGGGGCTCTGGCCGGCTCCAGGACCCGATGC is part of the bacterium genome and harbors:
- a CDS encoding FUSC family protein encodes the protein MTGVPPPAPADVDSWAVRLAYTARVAVAAGVTTALWQAFAVTHGIWLTVSAIVVIQPRRGQAWAKGASRTIGTVIGAAVATVCAAVMPANALTVGLAVAVTILICWGSGRLQDPM